Part of the Carnobacterium pleistocenium FTR1 genome is shown below.
ATCTGCAGCTCTTTTGATAGCTTCTACAACATGTGGATGATTAAATCCAGTGATAATTGGTCCAAAAGCTGCTAAATAATCGATATAGCGATTGTCGTCAACATCATATAAATAAGCTCCATCTCCACGAGCCATAGTAACAGGATTTCCTCCACCGACTCCTTTAAAAGAGCGACTTGGACTATTGACCCCTCCTACAATAACTTTGTTTGCTTCATTAGCTAATCGGTCACTTTGACTATGGTTTAACATAAAATAATTTCCTCCTCAAAAAGTAAAATCATTCCTATTGTAAGTCTCTTAAGTTATAAGTGCAATCTTTCTATCAAGTAAGCAGTATTACTTGCAAAATCGGTCCGTAAAAGTTATTATAAGATAATAATCACTATCAAATGACAATTATAATTTAATAGTACAACTTTTTTATTATTGCCTTTGATTTGAAAGGAGGAATAGTATGTCTTCGAATCATTTAGTCATCCAATCGATTGAAAAATTAAAGCGAGCTCATATTCGTATTACACCACAACGTCAGGGAATCTTAGAATATTTAATTGAAAATCATAACCACCCTACTGCTGATGAAATTTATCAAGCGCTTGAAGAACAATTTCCTAGCATGAGTGCTGCAACCGTGTATAATAATTTGCGGCTATTTACTAAAATTGGCTTTGTAGTTGAAATGAATTATGGAGATGCTTCAAGTCGATTTGATTTCACTTCCACCCAACATTACCACGCTATTTGTGAATTTTGTGGGAGAATTGAAGACTTGTATTATCCAGGCTTAGAAGATATTGGTGTAGTAACAACTAATTTAACAGGGTTTAAAGTCAAACGACATCGATTGGAGATTTATGGGATTTGTCCTGAATGCCAATTGAAACAAGAGGAAGCAGCACAAACTGAAGCGTAAAAATTAAGTGACAAACTTAAATAAGCAAGTGCAACTGAGGCGAATGTCCTAGTTACACTTGCTTATTTTAACTGGTGACTTTAAATCAAAGATGTTTTAAAAAAGATCTAAATGATAACGCCTTTTTATTTGGAATCAAAGAAGATTGACACAAAAAAAGATTCTGTATACTATAAAGAAGAAAGAGTGTATTTATAAAAGGGTTAGAAAATCGAAATAAAAGAGAGGTGACCTTACATGGCAACGCTCAATGATGTCGCAAAAAAAGCAAACGTATCAAAAATGACGGTATCTAGGGTAATCAATCATCCTGAACAAGTGACAGATGAATTGAAAGAACTAGTATTTGAAGCAATGGAAGAATTGAGTTACCGACCAAATGTTGCAGCAAAGGCACTTGTCAGTAACCGTACTCAAATCATCAAATTATTTATCCTTGAAGAAATGGATACAACTGAACCTTATTACATGAATTTATTGATGGGCATCGCACAAGAATTAGACAATCGGCATTATTCCTTGCAGCTAGTAACTAAAAACAACTTTGATATCGGGGCATGTGATGGGTACATTATTTGTGGAATGCGCGAAAGCGATTATGAATGGATAAGTGGTGCTACAAAACCAGTCGTATTATTTGGAGAAAATCGACATGGATATGATTTTGTGGATTCAAATAATAAGGAAGGTGTAGCGAACGCGACACAATTTGGGATCGATTTAGGCTATGAGCAGATTATTTTTATTGGAATCGATATCAAAGAACCTTTCGAATGTTCAAGAGAGGATGGATACATAGCAACACTCCAAATAAATAAACGAGAACCAGAAATCCACCGTTTTGAAAATCGTTCGCGGTATGCTGCAAATTTTATTAAAGAAAATTGGGCTACCTTTAAAACGAATACGCTCTTTATTTGCAGTTCTGATCGATTAGCAATTGGGATTCAAAGAGGGGTTATCAACATGGGAGGAACGGTTCCGTCTGATTTTGGAATTATCGGCTATGACGGTGTTTTTTTAGATCAAATTGCTTTTCCGCAACTAACAACCGTAAAGCAACCGGTTGTCCAAATGGGTGAAGCTTGCGCGAAGATGGTATTGAATAAAATTGAACAAAAGAATGCCCCACAAGGAGAACTATTGTTCACTCCTGAACTAATTGCTAGGGGAACAACAACGCAGCGGTAAAAATTCGTGCACAAGCATCAATTTGATGGTTACAAAAATACTTCCTCTTATGAAAATAAGCGGGAGTATTTTTTTTGAAAGCTAATTTTAAAAAAAATTAGTTTCTTTCGGACTTCAAGGATGTAGATTTTAATTAACAAAAAATGAATTCGGCTGTTGGTTAAGGCGTTCTATGTAAAAAAAATAAATTGCAATCGTAAAAGTAGCAATCTGTTCATAGTTTACATACAATAACGGTAACTAGCGTTTAAAAATGATGAAGGAGCGATACTCATGGAAGAACAAGATTGGTGGAAAAAAGCAATCGTTTACCAAGTTTATCCAAGAAGTTTTAAAGATACTAATGGAGATGGCATTGGGGATCTTAAAGGCATTATTTCTCGCTTAGATTATATTCAGCAATTAGGTGCTACAGCTATCTGGCTCAACCCAATTTTCACTTCACCGCAAGTAGATAATGGATATGATGTATCCGATTATTATACGATCGATCCAATTTTTGGAACCATTGAAGATGTCGAGGAATTGATTGCAGCAGCTCATAAACGCGATTTGAAAGTTATTTTTGATTTTGTTGTGAATCATACGTCTGATAAGCATCCTTGGTTCCAAGAAGCGCTAAAAGGACCAGAAAATCCATATCGTGATTTCTATATTTGGGAAGATCCTAAAAAAGGTGGTCATTTACCCAATAACTGGGTCGCCGTTTTTGGTGGTTCTGTTTGGGAAAAAGAACCTGTTGGAGACCAATATTATTTTCATTTGTTCAAAAAAGAAATGCCTGATTTAAATTGGGACAATCCAGAAGTTGAAAAAGCGATGTTGGATATTGGAAAATTTTGGTTGCATCACGGGGTTGATGGATTTCGCTTAGATGCGTTTATTCATATGGATAAATTAGATGACTTTCAGACGATTGAAATGGAAGAAGGTCGAGAACTGGTTTCTGCTCAAAAAATCAATGCTTTTTTACCTAATATTAAAAACTATGTTCAAAAATTGACCATGGATTTACGAAAAGTTAAAAAAGACGTTTTTATTTTAGGTGAAGCTGCTTCAGCTGATGTGGATCTTGCTTTTGAGTATGCTGATCCTGAAAGCAATATGTGCGATGCGATTGTTTCCTTTTTGATTTTTCCAGAAGACGAGCAGATGAAAGATCCACGACTGCCATTCAACATGCAATCGAGTCGATTAGATCGAAAAGCATTTAAAAAAGTTATGACTGACTGGCAAACGAAAATGAACCCAACCGGTGGACCTGTTTTGTATTGGAGCAATCATGACATGCCCCGAGCCGTTTCACGTTTTGGAAATGTGGAAAAATATAGAGACAACAGCAGCAAAATGTTAGCGACTTTAATGTACCTACAACATGGCATCCCATTTATTTTTAATGGCGAAGAAATTGGTATGCGTAATTTACAATGTGCAGACCATCATATATTTGACACACCAGGGGCTATCCCTTTTTATGAAAAAGCCAAGCAACTAGGGTATTCTGAAGAACACATCTTGAAAGAATTAAACCACACAGGACGAGATGTGAGCCGAGGAGCTATGCAGTGGGACGCTTCAAAATTTGCTGGTTTTTCAACAGTCGAACCATGGAGTGTTTTAAACGTAGAAGAAAAATACAATGTAGCGGATCAACAAAGAGACCCAAACAGTATTTTGGCGTATTACCAAGAGGTTTTAAAATTGAAAAAATCTTCCCTATTTAGAGAAGGCTCTTTTAAATTGACTGAGACTAAAGAAGCGTTATACATCTATGAAAGAGATTTTGAAGGTCAGCGTGCAATCATCTGTTGTAATTTGTCCGATACCGAAGAGCACATTCAAGAGGATGGCATTTCAAAAGCTGGTTGGAAGATTCTGTTACAAAATGAGGGCAATACAATTGATCAAGATGCAGTTACTTTGGCCCCATATGGAGCCGTCGTTTTTTTACATGATACCAAAGTTTCTAAGTAAGGATAAAAAATAAGCCACTGATTAAATAAGCTGTTACCGCTAACAGCTTATTTCTGATTGTAAGTGTTTTCATAATTCGGTAAACTAATAGTTGAAATGGAATTTAGTGAAGTCGAGGTGGCATAGTATGAGTACCATTCATGACAAGTGGTTTGAAAAAGCAGTTGTGTATCAAGTCTACCCTAAAAGTTTTCAGGATACAGATGATGATGGTATTGGTGATTTGAAAGGCATTCTTAAACGGATGGACTATATCCAATCCCTTGGAGTAAATATGATTTGGTTGAATCCTGTTTTCGTTTCTCCGCAGGTCGATAATGGCTACGATGTGGCTAATTATTATGCTATTGATGATTTGTTTGGCACGATGGCGGATATGGAGAAACTAATTGAAGAAGCGCATAAACGGGGCATCAAAGTCATGTTGGATTTTGTATTGAATCATACGTCTGATCAGCATCCTTGGTTCCAAGAAGCTTTGAAAGGTCCAGAGAATAGGTATCGGGATTACTATATCTGGCATGAAGCCGTTCACGGACAATCAATACCAAATAATTGGGGCTCATTTTTTGGCGGTTCTGTTTGGGAAAAAGAATCTAGGAGTGATTCTTTCTATTTTCATTTATTTGCCAAGGAAATGCCGGATTTGAATTGGGAGAACCCTGAAGTACGCTTGGCAATGGCTGATAGTGCTGAGTTTTGGTTAGATAAAGGAATTGATGCTTTAAGATTAGATGCATTTATTCATGTTGCCAAAGAAGGTGGTTTTCCTGACGTCAGCCCAGCAAACAAAGGTGAAATCGTTTTGGCAGAGAACTATTATGCTAATTTACCAAAAGTGATCGATTACATGAACGAGTTCAATCAGCGTGTTCGTAAAAATCATCCAACTGTTTTTTTGGTTGGAGAAGCCGCGTCTGCAAGTGTTGAATTAGCAAAAAAATATACAGACCCGATAAATAAGGTATGTGATAGTGTGATAACGTTTCGGTACTTTCCCGAAACGGAAGAGTTAAAAGACAAACGACTGCCCTTAAATAGGCAGCATGGTAAGCTAGATTTAAAAAAATTCAAACTGACAATGGCAGAATGGCAAAAAGAATTAGCTGAAGTTGGCGGACCGGTATTGTATTGGAATAATCATGATATGGCCCGAGCGGTTTCACGTTTTGGCGATGATGAACACCACCGTGATAACAGCAGTAAGATGCTGGCGACGTTAATGTATTTGCAAAAAGGCATTCCCTTTTTATTGAATGGCGAAGAAATAGGCATGAAAAATTTAACGATCAAAGCGATTGAAAATTTTTCTTTGCCAGGAGCGGATCTTTTTTATCAAATGGCACTCGATTTAGGTCATTCAAAAGAATTTGCTTTGGAGCACTTAAATGCACGAAGCAAAGACGTTAGTAGAGGTGTTATGCAATGGGATGACACAAAATATGCGGGATTTTCAGCTCATCTGCCATGGAGTGGCGTAAATCGCGAAGAAAAGTATAATGTGCTAGATCAAGAGACAGATGTAACCAGTGTATTGCATTACTATCGAGCAGTATTAAAATTGAAAAAGGAACCTTTATTTATAAAAGGTGCGTTACAACTAATGGCAACAAGTTTGGAAACCTATTGTTATGAGCGTCATTGGGAAGCAGCTAAAGCTTTAGTGTGTTGCAATCTATCGGAAAAAACGCAAGTGGTTTCAATAAAAGGCTGGATCAATCAACCTTATACCGTTGCATTGACGAATCAAGGAAACACTTTGCAAAAGGAAACCGTGACCTTGAGTCCATATGGAGCAATGGTTATTCTAATGTGAAAACCACTTATGAACAAGTAGACCTAAAATAAACTTAAGAGATGAGGAATTTTATAATGGAAGTAGCTGCTATTTACCACAGACCAGATAGCGAATACGCTTATTTATATGAGACAAATCAATTTCACGTTCGTCTAAGAACAAAAAAAGGAGATGCTAAGAAAGTTAGTTTGATTAGCGGTGATCCTTATGCTCATGGTTCGCAAAAATGGTATAAGGAAGACAAACCCATGAAATTGGCTGCCAGTACAGATATCCATGATTATTGGTTGGTTGAAACAACTGAAAAAACAAAGCGGATCGCTTATTGTTTTCATGTTGAAGGAACGGACGATAGTGAGGTCCTCTATGGAGATCGTGGCGTTTTTCCCTTTACAGATAATTATTTAGAAGATGCGAATACCTTTTTCAGAATGCCTTATTTACATGAAATCGATCGAGTAAAGACGCCTGAATGGGTCAAAAAAACCGTTTGGTATCAAATTTTCCCAGAACGGTTTGCTAATGGAGATAAGACGAATGATCCAGCGGGAACATTGGCATGGGGAAGTAAGGAACATCCAGGACGGGATGATTTTTATGGTGGCGATCTACAAGGTGTGCTTGATCATTTGGATTATCTAGTGGATCTAGGAATCAATGGCATCTACTTTTGTCCATTGTTTAAAGCTAAATCGAATCATAAATATGATACGATCGATTATTCCACTATCGACCCTGATTTTGGTGACAAAGAACTTTTTAAAACAGTTGTCCAAGAAGCGCATAAACGAGGGATTCGTGTAATGTTGGATGCCGTATTTAATCATTTAGGGATGGATTCGATGCAATGGCAGGATGTACTTGAACACCAAGAAAAATCGCG
Proteins encoded:
- a CDS encoding glycoside hydrolase family 13 protein — encoded protein: MEEQDWWKKAIVYQVYPRSFKDTNGDGIGDLKGIISRLDYIQQLGATAIWLNPIFTSPQVDNGYDVSDYYTIDPIFGTIEDVEELIAAAHKRDLKVIFDFVVNHTSDKHPWFQEALKGPENPYRDFYIWEDPKKGGHLPNNWVAVFGGSVWEKEPVGDQYYFHLFKKEMPDLNWDNPEVEKAMLDIGKFWLHHGVDGFRLDAFIHMDKLDDFQTIEMEEGRELVSAQKINAFLPNIKNYVQKLTMDLRKVKKDVFILGEAASADVDLAFEYADPESNMCDAIVSFLIFPEDEQMKDPRLPFNMQSSRLDRKAFKKVMTDWQTKMNPTGGPVLYWSNHDMPRAVSRFGNVEKYRDNSSKMLATLMYLQHGIPFIFNGEEIGMRNLQCADHHIFDTPGAIPFYEKAKQLGYSEEHILKELNHTGRDVSRGAMQWDASKFAGFSTVEPWSVLNVEEKYNVADQQRDPNSILAYYQEVLKLKKSSLFREGSFKLTETKEALYIYERDFEGQRAIICCNLSDTEEHIQEDGISKAGWKILLQNEGNTIDQDAVTLAPYGAVVFLHDTKVSK
- a CDS encoding LacI family DNA-binding transcriptional regulator, whose product is MATLNDVAKKANVSKMTVSRVINHPEQVTDELKELVFEAMEELSYRPNVAAKALVSNRTQIIKLFILEEMDTTEPYYMNLLMGIAQELDNRHYSLQLVTKNNFDIGACDGYIICGMRESDYEWISGATKPVVLFGENRHGYDFVDSNNKEGVANATQFGIDLGYEQIIFIGIDIKEPFECSREDGYIATLQINKREPEIHRFENRSRYAANFIKENWATFKTNTLFICSSDRLAIGIQRGVINMGGTVPSDFGIIGYDGVFLDQIAFPQLTTVKQPVVQMGEACAKMVLNKIEQKNAPQGELLFTPELIARGTTTQR
- a CDS encoding Fur family transcriptional regulator yields the protein MSSNHLVIQSIEKLKRAHIRITPQRQGILEYLIENHNHPTADEIYQALEEQFPSMSAATVYNNLRLFTKIGFVVEMNYGDASSRFDFTSTQHYHAICEFCGRIEDLYYPGLEDIGVVTTNLTGFKVKRHRLEIYGICPECQLKQEEAAQTEA
- a CDS encoding alpha-glucosidase, which produces MSTIHDKWFEKAVVYQVYPKSFQDTDDDGIGDLKGILKRMDYIQSLGVNMIWLNPVFVSPQVDNGYDVANYYAIDDLFGTMADMEKLIEEAHKRGIKVMLDFVLNHTSDQHPWFQEALKGPENRYRDYYIWHEAVHGQSIPNNWGSFFGGSVWEKESRSDSFYFHLFAKEMPDLNWENPEVRLAMADSAEFWLDKGIDALRLDAFIHVAKEGGFPDVSPANKGEIVLAENYYANLPKVIDYMNEFNQRVRKNHPTVFLVGEAASASVELAKKYTDPINKVCDSVITFRYFPETEELKDKRLPLNRQHGKLDLKKFKLTMAEWQKELAEVGGPVLYWNNHDMARAVSRFGDDEHHRDNSSKMLATLMYLQKGIPFLLNGEEIGMKNLTIKAIENFSLPGADLFYQMALDLGHSKEFALEHLNARSKDVSRGVMQWDDTKYAGFSAHLPWSGVNREEKYNVLDQETDVTSVLHYYRAVLKLKKEPLFIKGALQLMATSLETYCYERHWEAAKALVCCNLSEKTQVVSIKGWINQPYTVALTNQGNTLQKETVTLSPYGAMVILM